In Helianthus annuus cultivar XRQ/B chromosome 8, HanXRQr2.0-SUNRISE, whole genome shotgun sequence, a single genomic region encodes these proteins:
- the LOC110871026 gene encoding hypersensitive-induced reaction 1 protein, translating into MGNLLCLVQVDQSTVAIKETFGKYDDVLEPGCHCVSWIFGSQLAGHLTLRVQQLDVKCETKTKDNVFVNVVASIQYRALTDKASDAFYKLSNTRAQIQAYVFDGYTRSIL; encoded by the exons ATGGGGAACTTGCTCTGTTTGGTTCAAGTAGATCAATCTACTGTTGCTATAAAGGAAACTTTTGGGAAGTATGATGATGTTCTTGAGCCGGGTTGTCATTGCGTGTCGTGGATATTCGGAAGTCAGCTTGCTGGACATCTTACTCTTAGGGTTCAGCAGTTGGATGTCAAGTGTGAGACCAAAACAAAG GACAATGTTTTTGTCAATGTTGTAGCTTCGATACAATATCGTGCTCTAACTGATAAGGCAAGTGATGCATTCTACAAACTCAGCAACACAAGGGCCCAAATCCAGGCCTATGTTTTTGATG GTTATACCCGCTCAATTTTGTAA